In Paenibacillus xylanilyticus, the genomic window GCCGGGAAGAGTTTTCTGCAGCATTATCGCAAATTGAACGTGAAGGATTGTGAGCGTATGAATGGCATGGATGAGACTTTGGAAATTGCAACACCCAAGCGAACGAAAGAGATAATTCAGAGACACGGTTTCTCCTTTAAAAAAAGTCTAGGTCAGAACTTTCTGATTGATCAAAATATATTGAACAAAATTGTAAATGCAGCAGATCTGGACGAGTCCAAGGGCGCACTCGAAATCGGCCCGGGGATTGGAGCACTTACGGAGAGACTGGCCCGAGCAGCCGGCCCTGTAACCGCGGTGGAAATCGATCAGCGTTTGTTACCGATCCTTGGAGAAGTAATGGAGCCTTATCCCAACGTTCGGATACAGCACGGCGATGTGCTGAAGCTGGACTTGGCAGAGCTTTTCCGCACAGACTTTGCTAGTGTGGGCAAGGTAAGTGTTGTAGCCAATCTGCCGTATTATGTGACGACTCCTATTATGATGAAACTGCTGGAAGAGAAACTGCCGGTAGACAGCATTGTTGTTATGATCCAGAAGGAAGTAGCAGAACGTATGGCAGCTGCACCCGGCTCGAAGGACTACGGAAGCTTGAGCATTGCTGTCCAATATTACAGTGTGCCTGAATTGGTTTGCATTGTGCCGCCAACCGTATTTATTCCGCAGCCCAATGTGGAATCAGCTGTCATCAAGCTCAAGGTTCGTGAGCAGCCCCCTGTCGAAGTGCCGAGTGAAGCGCACTTTTTCGAAGTGGTACAAGCCTCGTTTGCCCAGCGCAGAAAAACCATCTCGAACAATCTGAAAGCTCGCTTCTTCACCAAGGAGAATCGAGAGCAGGCGGATCAGTTACTGGAGCAGGCTGGCATTCAGCCGTCCAGACGGGGTGAGACACTTACTCTGCAGGAATATGCGGCGCTAAGCACGGTAATGTGGGATGCAGGAATTCGTGCCGGCCTGTAAATAAATTCGGATGAACCAAACCGGGTCTTTGCCCATACGATGGGGTAGAGGTGATTATGTTGATGAATATCGGAGACTTGGTCGTTCGTAAGTCATACGGTGGAGATGTGACTTTTCGGGTGGAAGGCCTCCAGTTGGATAGCGCGGTCATTAAAGGGACCGAATTCCGGCTGCTTGCCGACTCCCCGGTGGACGATTTGATACAGGTTCCTTATGAACCGCAGAGTGCCAAGACCAGGCAGGCACATGTAAAAGCGCATCAGACACTCTCCAGGCTGCAGCAGAACCGGATTGAACAGGCGGAGCGCAACCGTGAAGGCCTGACGCTGGACTGGGCTGCACAGCGGGAGCCGGCTTATTTTGAAATGCCAGGCAAGGTGCTCCACTTGGATGGGGATCCAAATTACCTGAAGAAAAGTATGGCTCTCTATGAGCAGCTTCGTGTCCCGGCAGAGGGTCAATATGTCCATGAGTCAGCCATGGCTGATGCCCTGTATCGTCTTCTTCCCAAAGTTCAGCCTGACATTGTAGTCATTACGGGCCATGACGGAGTTCTGAAGACCCGTCAGCCTTACGACTTATACAGTCTCGGAAGTTACAAGAATTCGCAAAATTTTGTGGCAGCGATCCAGGTTGCAAGACAATATGAGCGCCATTTGGATGCACTAACGATCGTTGCAGGAGCATGTCAGTCCCATTTTGAGGCACTTCTGCGGGCAGGTGCGAACTTTGCCAGCTCACCAGGCCGAATTCTGATCCATGCCCTTGACCCTGTATATGTGGCCGCCAAGGCAGCCTTTACATCCGTTAGGGAAACGGTAAATATGAATGATATTCTGCATAACACGATTAGCGGCAGCCAGGGTGTAGGTGGTGTCGAAACACGCGGCAGTTACCGCGTTGGCCTCCCTGGTTTGAACGATTTATCTACACTTAAAGTTAACCCATCAGTCATCTGATATAGGTCAATTAAAGTCCCAATTTGGGGCTTTTTTCATTTGCAAAAAAATTCATTGACAGCAACTTTTCCATGCTGATATAATATTTAGTTTTGATTTGACATTGACTGTAAATTCAGGTATAATGGACAAGAAAAGAGGTGGTCGTCGACAATGGCTAAAAATACGCTGTTGGATATCAAACGCAATCTCGATGCTCATATAGGTCAAAAAATTATGTTGCGG contains:
- the rsmA gene encoding 16S rRNA (adenine(1518)-N(6)/adenine(1519)-N(6))-dimethyltransferase RsmA; translation: MDETLEIATPKRTKEIIQRHGFSFKKSLGQNFLIDQNILNKIVNAADLDESKGALEIGPGIGALTERLARAAGPVTAVEIDQRLLPILGEVMEPYPNVRIQHGDVLKLDLAELFRTDFASVGKVSVVANLPYYVTTPIMMKLLEEKLPVDSIVVMIQKEVAERMAAAPGSKDYGSLSIAVQYYSVPELVCIVPPTVFIPQPNVESAVIKLKVREQPPVEVPSEAHFFEVVQASFAQRRKTISNNLKARFFTKENREQADQLLEQAGIQPSRRGETLTLQEYAALSTVMWDAGIRAGL
- the yabG gene encoding sporulation peptidase YabG encodes the protein MNIGDLVVRKSYGGDVTFRVEGLQLDSAVIKGTEFRLLADSPVDDLIQVPYEPQSAKTRQAHVKAHQTLSRLQQNRIEQAERNREGLTLDWAAQREPAYFEMPGKVLHLDGDPNYLKKSMALYEQLRVPAEGQYVHESAMADALYRLLPKVQPDIVVITGHDGVLKTRQPYDLYSLGSYKNSQNFVAAIQVARQYERHLDALTIVAGACQSHFEALLRAGANFASSPGRILIHALDPVYVAAKAAFTSVRETVNMNDILHNTISGSQGVGGVETRGSYRVGLPGLNDLSTLKVNPSVI